CCGACCGTCGTCCGGGTTGCGCGCGTCGAAGCGGGTCGGCCGGTGCGGTGCCTGCCGGTCGGGGCTGGCGGACGGTGAGCGCGTGCAGGGGGATGGTCACCGCGCCGTGGATGGCGGCGAGGGCGAGCAGAGCGCCGCGCCAGCCGAGGTGCGCGGTCAGCAGGCCGGTCAGGGGCATGAAGATGGTGCTGGCGAACCCGGCCACGATCGTGACGGCTAGGAGGGCGGTGGTGCGCCGGTCGGGGGTGAACCAGGAGACGATGACGGCGAAGGCGGGTTCGTAGAGCACCATCGCCCCGGCGATCCCGATGCCGATCATGAGGGCGTAGAGCTGGCCGATGGTCTGCACCTGGGACCAGGCGACCAGGAGCGCGGTGGCGGTGATCGAGCCGGCGGTCATGATCGCGCGACCGCCGTGGTGGTCGAGCCACCGGCCCACGGGGATGGCCATGAGGGCTCCGGTGAGGACGGAGGCGGTGAGCGCGCCGGTGACGGCGGTGGTGGACGCGCCGATGCTGGTGGCCATCGGGGTGAGCAGCACCGGGTAGGCGTAGTAGAGGGTGCCGTAGCCGATGGTGGAGGTGACGGCGAGGGCGGCGACGATCCGCCACCCGTGGTGCCCGCCGACGGTGGGGTCGGCGGGCACCGTCGTGGTGGTGGGCATCAGCTGCCGCAGCAGCCGCCGGCCTGCGTGTCGGCGGGTGCGGCGTCGAGGGTGACGAGGTTCGGCGGGGCGGCGAGCAGCCCACCGGTGATGCCGGTGGCCAGCCCTCGTGACGTCGGCTCGGTGGCGGGGGTGGGTCCGCAGCAGCTGTCGCCGGTGGCGGAGTCGTCGGGGTTGCTGTTGCACACACCGGTTTCCGGCAGGTCGAGCTGGACGTCGCGGGCGGCGGTCCAGTCGCCGGCGAGGGCGGCGACGACGGAGCGGACCTGTTCGTAGCCGGTGGCCATCAGGAACGTCGGCGCCCGGCCGTAGGACTTCATGCCGACGGCGTAGTAGCCGACCTCGGGGTGGGCGAGTTCGGCGACGCCGTGCGGGGGCACGGTGCCGCAGGAGTGCTCGTTCGGGTCGATCAGCGGCGCGAGGGCGCGGGTGGCGCCCATGACCGGGTCGAGGTCCAGGCGCAGCTCGCCGGCGATGGAGTGGTCGGGGCGGAAGCCGGTGGCCGCGACGATGCGGTCCACGGTCAGCGACTCCTCGCTGCCGTCGCCGTGGCGCACCACGACGGTCACCCGGTCGTCACCGGTCGGGGTGAGAGTGTGGACGGCGAAGCCGGTGAGTAGCCGGATCCGGCCGGCGTCGACGTGGGCGCGCAGCCGGGAGCCCAGTGCCCCGCGGGCGGGGAGGGCGTCGGCGTCGCCGCCGCCGTAGGTGCGCGCCGGCGAGGTGGTGCGGATCGCCCAGGTCACCTCGGTGCCCGGGTGTTCGGTGGCGAGATCGGCCAGCGAGAGCAGGGTGTTCGCGGCGGAGTGGCCGGCGCCGACGACCAGGGTGTGCCGGCCGGCGAACCGGTCGCGGTCGGCGCCGAGCACGTCGGGCAGCGCGTGCTCCAGGTACGCGGCGGCGTCGGTCTCGCCGCGGGCGGGCAGACCGGACGCGCCGAGAACGTTCGGGGTGCCCCAGGTGCCGGAGGCGTCGATGACCGCGCGGGCGAGCACCTCCTGGCCGTCGGTGAGGCGGACGAGGAACGGGGTGGTGTCGCGGCCGGCGGTGCGCAGCCGGTCCAGGCCGAGGCGGCTGATCGCCTCGACCCGGGTGCCGTAGCGCAGGTGCGGCTTGAGCTGCGGCAGTTCGGCCAAGGGCTGGAGGTAGTCGGCGGCCAGTTCGGCGCCGGTGGGCAGGGCGTCGGGGTCGGGGCCGACCCAGCCGGCGTCGTCGAGCAGCCGCCGGGCGGCGGGGTCGATGTCGTACCGCCACGGGGAGAAGACGCGGACGTGGCCCCACTGGCGCACCGCCGAGCCGGCCGCGTCGCCGGCTTCGAGAACGAGGAACGGCAGGCCGCGCTCGTGCAGGTGGGCGGCGGCGGCCAGGCCGACGGGGCCAGCGCCGATCACCACGACCGGAAGGCTGTCCATGGCGCTCATCCTGTAACTCCTCTGCGTTGAAAACTGTCGAATCAGATATGTGCAAGGGGCACTGGGCATCCGAAGCCAGAGGCGGTTAGGTGACGGTGGGGCTGCGGCGCTCCAGCAGGACCACGTCACGCCACCGGCCGTGGTGGCGGCCGACGCGTTCGCGGACGCCGACGATGCGGAAGCCGGCCCGTTCGTGCAGGGCCAGGCTGGCGGTGTTCTCGGGGAAGATGCCGGACTGGATGGTCCAGATCCCGGCGGCCTCGGTGGAGGCGACGAGCGCGTCGAGCAGCAGCCGGCCGGCGCCACGGCCCTGGGCGGCGGGGTGCACGTAGACGGAGTGTTCTACCACCCCGGCGTAGACCGCCCGGGCAGAGGTCGGCGACGCCGCAACCCAGCCGACGACGACACCACCGGCCATGGCCACGAAGCGGTGCCCGGGCAGCCGCGCGGCGTCAAAGGCCACCCAAGCTGGCGCCGTGGTCTCGAAACTGGCGTTGCCCGCGTCCAGGCCCGCCTGGTAGATCGCCAGGACCGCGTCGGCGTCGGCGGCGGTCATCGGCCGTATGGCGACGCCCGCGCGCCCCGCCGGGCCGGTGGGGTCGCCACTGCCGCCAGCCGTCATGATCATGCGTCCCACCCAATTCTGTCTCGACGTCCGTCAAATCAGAGAGTTGCACGCTGGTTAGAAGAATGTCAACCTAGAGGCATGTCTAAACAGCCGACGCCGCTCGCCGCCATCGACCTGAACGCGGCGACCTCCTGCTGCGCGCCGCTTGCACAGCGGCGGGTACCCGCGGAGGCGGCCGCGGCTGTCGCGGCGGCGTTCAAGGCGCTCGGCGACCCCGTGCGCCTGCAGTTGATGTCGATGATCGCCTCCGCCGAGGGCGGGGAGGCGTGCGTGTGTGACCTCACGCCGGCGTTCGAGCTAACCGGCCCGACGATCTCCCACCATCTCCGGACGCTGCGTGAGGCCGGCCTGGTGGACGCCGACCGGCGCGGCACCTGGGTCTACTACCGCGCCCGGCCCGGCGTCCTGCGCCAACTTGCGTCCCTGCTCTCCGTCGAGCCCGCCGACTCATAGCAGCACCTAAGTCCCGTCGACAGGCACGCGCCCGCGAAGAGGGGCCCGCTCGACGGCGAGCCCGCCGGCCAACAGCAACGCGCCCGCCTTGGCGGGCGGGCTCGGGCGGGGGAGGTCGAACGCTCCGGTCGGCCGATGCCGCGCATGCGGCACCCAGACAGCCGCGTCTTGGGGCCCCCTTTTTGTCAACCCCGATTAGCTCAGCTATGGTTGAGTCAATGAACGCTGAGCTTGATTCTCTGGCTGGGCGGGCGCGGGTCCACGCCGCGCTCGGCGACCCGGCGCGGCTGGCGATCGTGGATGCGCTCATCCTCGGCGACGCGTCCCCCGGCGAGATCGCCCACACCCTCGACCTGCCCACCAACCTCGTCGCCCACCACGTCAAGGTCCTCACCGACGCCGGACTGGTGGTCAAGGGCCGCTCCGAGGGCGACAAGCGCCGCACCTACCTGCGGCTTCGGCCGGAGACCCTGGCCGCGCTGACCCCGCCGCCCCTGACCGGTGTCGGCCGCGTGGTGTTCGTCTGCACCCGCAACTCGGCCCGCTCGCAGCTCGCCGCCGCCCTCTGGTCGGGCCGCACCCACACCACCGCCGCGTCGGCCGGCACGCATCCCGCCGACCGGGTGCATCCCCGCGCCGTCGCCGTCGCCCAACGGCACGGGCTGACCCTCGACCCGACGGCCACCGCTCACGTCGACGCCACGGTGCGCGCCGACGACCTCGTCATCGCCGTCTGCGACAACGCCCACGAGGAACTCACCGGCCCGGTCCGGCCCCGGCTGCACTGGTCGGTGCCCGACCCGGTCCG
Above is a window of Micromonospora yangpuensis DNA encoding:
- a CDS encoding helix-turn-helix domain-containing protein → MNAELDSLAGRARVHAALGDPARLAIVDALILGDASPGEIAHTLDLPTNLVAHHVKVLTDAGLVVKGRSEGDKRRTYLRLRPETLAALTPPPLTGVGRVVFVCTRNSARSQLAAALWSGRTHTTAASAGTHPADRVHPRAVAVAQRHGLTLDPTATAHVDATVRADDLVIAVCDNAHEELTGPVRPRLHWSVPDPVRVDTDEAFEAAFADLAARVDRVAPIVTPATSTGDHHD
- a CDS encoding MFS transporter, which translates into the protein MPTTTTVPADPTVGGHHGWRIVAALAVTSTIGYGTLYYAYPVLLTPMATSIGASTTAVTGALTASVLTGALMAIPVGRWLDHHGGRAIMTAGSITATALLVAWSQVQTIGQLYALMIGIGIAGAMVLYEPAFAVIVSWFTPDRRTTALLAVTIVAGFASTIFMPLTGLLTAHLGWRGALLALAAIHGAVTIPLHALTVRQPRPAGTAPADPLRRAQPGRRSVAHTAMRDARFWILTATFTAHGAATSTMTVHLIGYLISRGHPTTFAATAAGLLGVLSVTGRLVLTAARRRLPVTTIVGAVYATQAVAVLAMPLLAGTSTGAIIAIVGFGLGFGITSLATPALLTDRYGTTAYATIAGRLAAPVTIAKATGPLAAAALLHTSDDYAPLLVGVATCCALATIGVTTRTRVPAPGFGVPRSGGPPSVRR
- a CDS encoding FAD-dependent oxidoreductase, with product MSAMDSLPVVVIGAGPVGLAAAAHLHERGLPFLVLEAGDAAGSAVRQWGHVRVFSPWRYDIDPAARRLLDDAGWVGPDPDALPTGAELAADYLQPLAELPQLKPHLRYGTRVEAISRLGLDRLRTAGRDTTPFLVRLTDGQEVLARAVIDASGTWGTPNVLGASGLPARGETDAAAYLEHALPDVLGADRDRFAGRHTLVVGAGHSAANTLLSLADLATEHPGTEVTWAIRTTSPARTYGGGDADALPARGALGSRLRAHVDAGRIRLLTGFAVHTLTPTGDDRVTVVVRHGDGSEESLTVDRIVAATGFRPDHSIAGELRLDLDPVMGATRALAPLIDPNEHSCGTVPPHGVAELAHPEVGYYAVGMKSYGRAPTFLMATGYEQVRSVVAALAGDWTAARDVQLDLPETGVCNSNPDDSATGDSCCGPTPATEPTSRGLATGITGGLLAAPPNLVTLDAAPADTQAGGCCGS
- a CDS encoding ArsR/SmtB family transcription factor, which translates into the protein MSKQPTPLAAIDLNAATSCCAPLAQRRVPAEAAAAVAAAFKALGDPVRLQLMSMIASAEGGEACVCDLTPAFELTGPTISHHLRTLREAGLVDADRRGTWVYYRARPGVLRQLASLLSVEPADS
- a CDS encoding GNAT family N-acetyltransferase; translation: MTAGGSGDPTGPAGRAGVAIRPMTAADADAVLAIYQAGLDAGNASFETTAPAWVAFDAARLPGHRFVAMAGGVVVGWVAASPTSARAVYAGVVEHSVYVHPAAQGRGAGRLLLDALVASTEAAGIWTIQSGIFPENTASLALHERAGFRIVGVRERVGRHHGRWRDVVLLERRSPTVT